The sequence TTGttcttcttttcttttctttatcattatttggtgaatttgaTCTTGAAACtttttgttgtggttgataTTCATCAAAACTactgttactattattattattattgttattgttattattatttttataactgGCATGAGAACGTTTTGgtgtatcattattattattaccataatGAGTTGGAGAGCTATTATAATTGGATGGTGAAAGATTTGGACTATGAGATGGTGagaaattatcatcattattgttattttggttattttggttattattattatagttatgGTTATGGTTATGGTTTTGGTTATGGTTATAGttatggttattattattaatattattattattaatattattattattattattattattattattattattattattattattattattattattattattattattattattattattattattattattattattattattattattattattattattatggttattatggttattattattattattattattattattattattattattattattattattattattattattattattatggttATTATTACCTCCATTTAAATAACGGTTTGGGGAAATTCTTTGTTGATTATGATTTGGTGAAAGTAATTGAGGTGATGAAGTATTTGATGGTGCTTGTAATTGAAGTGGTGGTATACCAGAGTTactttttgataaatttgatgatgGACTTCCATTCATTGATGGcgattgattattattattattattattattattattattattattattattattattattattaatattattattatttttattatttcttaaaGGTGAAAAAGATGGTGATTGatttgattgattaaatTGATATTGTAAaagtgatttattatttgaagtaCTGTTACTTCTGTGTCTTGGTGAATTTGAGGAGGACGGTGACATATTACTGGAAAAGCTTGGTGATGAATTTGAGGAATTTGGGGATTCTAACATATCAACTTTGACCTTTTTATTTAACCCGTGGATATTTTGAGGTGATGGAATTGATTGGTATTCACCACTTTGTTTGAAATTTGTATTTGGAATTGGTGAGTGAATTGGAGATGACGATGCTGGTGAATTTGGTGATGGAGATCTTGATGGACTAGATATTGATGAACTTGGTGAAGAATATGGAGATCTAACAGTCTCTGTAATTGATTGGCTActttcattaatatttattttattattattactattattattattatcattgttattattattgttattattattattattattattgttattattattgttattgttattattgctattattgttattgttattattgttattattgttattattattttcgtTGCATTCGgcaatattattactaaccACCTCTTGTTGAGATTGATTTGATTGAAATTGCTTGCCTAGCATTGATGAATGTAATAATGACCCAATATTCATTGTtttgttatttatattttatattttatattttatattttatattttatataaaatattttatattttatattttatattttgatgaattattttttttttttttttttttttgttttatatttgtGATTtggaatttataattttatttgcgtgtttttttaaaaatctgattttgaaataaataattaaataaataaatacatatacataaataaaaaaataaatttaaataaataaagttaataattttagtaaaaaaaaaattctatttttataaaggaaaaaaaaaaattaaaaaaaaaaaattaaaaaataaaaataatttattaatagaaaaaaaaaaaataataataataaagattattATAACATTTAGGTTTTTGAATATGACAAAAATAACATAAAGGTATATATAAAACTCCAATGGgcaaagaaaaataaaaaaaaataaaaattaaataaaaaaaaaaagaaaaagaaaacttGGGTGGGTGGTAATAATGTTAATTATAGACTTTTGATggttttacaaataattgttctttttttagaattttatgTGAAATTATATATCTTGGTTTTTAGTGAACATTTAATCCAATTAACACTGTGATAAACACATGACGCACTGAATAACGCCAACACATTTTCaactacaaaaaaaataattccaagatttattaacaaaataaatGGGGTTATGGATATTTAAAATGTtaaatatagttttttttttttgatttctaaaaaaatccccacactttttttaaatctaatttcttttattaaagagaattgtttttttttttttttaacaccacaaaaaaataaaaaataaaaaaaataaaaaaagtaaattatttttaaacaaacaaaaatatCCCACCTAAGAtatataaaaacttttttttttttttgtgaaaattGAATTgtgtgaatttaaaaataattttgtaaattgatgaccaaaataattgaaaaaaaaaatttttaaaaaaaaaaaacaaaatggtTTGTGATGTTTTAGATATACAAAAtttggtgaatttaaaaaaaaaaaaaataaaaaataaaaaaaataaattaagtgaagaaaatcaacaatttacattttttttttttttttcgaaaactgatttttttttttttttttttttgaaatgtgaagggaataaaataataatagtattaaaaaaatgaaaagacatttacaattttttttttttttgttttgaaataataattatattggtttttttttttttttttttttttttttttttatttttaaacatttataaatttgtacaaatataaaatcaaaaaaaaaaaaaatgaatagaaaaactgaaaaaaaaaaaataaaaaaaaaaatcaaacccACATCACACCAAAAAATTTCAttggatttattatttttgaatttttattttaaaaatgaaaaaaaaaaatttaaaaaaattaaaaaatttcctAGATTTGCAAGAaaggcaaaaaaaaaaacaatgtgttatataaaaaagaaaaaaaaagaaaaaaaaagaaaataaaagaaaaaaaaaaaaaaacatgcAAATGGGCAACagttaatttttctttttccttggcacttttcatttttgggttcttttttttttttttttttttattttctttttttatttttttaaaataaaattttttaattttttaaagcaCAATATAGAATTTATACACTTTAAAATGGTATTTTAAGTTATTGATTgacttaattttttaaaaaaaaaataaaataaataaaaaaaacaatgactatatttacaatttttgtgtttgattttgattacttttttttttttttatttattttttttttaaaaaaaaaaaaaaattattattatttgttaaatatTGATACAATATGGTACAGGtgttatataataaatacaaTTATTAGGAATAAATAATGTGtttaaggtttttttttttttttttataaaaaatatttttttttctttttgttttttttttattttttttctttatttttttttattttcaatttaatgGGAATGTTTTGGATCACAAAAAagagatttaattgaaaaaaaaaaaaaatttatcgataaatttaaaaaaaaatatcaaaataggaaaaaaaagCTCTTCAATGTGTGTGAAGATctaattatattattgttatatattattattaatttatcatatAACGAACAAATCACATCCATGTGTGTgggttttttattattattattattatttttttttttttatttttatttttttttttttttcttttttttttttttttttttttttttttgaatgagATATAGAGTGAGTGAGTTAGTGGGTGGGTGAGTAAGTggtatttaatttaaacattttcCACATTAATAAACCCCATTGGAATTTTAAGTCACCCACCCTTgtttaacaataataacaccatcatcacaactaataacaacaaaaaataaatgtttttaaaagaataaacaattgtttttttttattattatttttttttttttattatttttttttattaaaattttttttttttccaagagtgtgaatataaataatattgtgTGGAGAGAGAAAAAGAGAGAGAGAGTCATAATGTGTTGAGTAATGGCACCacattaatgaaaaaaaaaacctaatgGTTTCTatagaaaacaaaaaattttattggtaatcaaaacaaaaaaaaatataaaaaaaaaaaaaaaatataataataataataaaaaataataaatcaagatttaaatttgatttttttatttgaaactgACTCCATAATGAACCATATTTCACATTATTTTAATGAGTACATTAACTGaatgatttcattaaaaattaataaaaatatatatttattatatttattaattatttaataattgaattaaaaaaaaaatatataaaaaaaaattaaaaaataaataaataaataaataataataaaaaattaacacattatttgttttgattgGCAATgagatatttaaatttatgcCAGTTATGTGagatgaaaaataataaaaataaaaaaaataataaaaataataaaaataaaaaaataaatatactctgatatttttattattggatATAAACATTAAACgagtttaaataaaaataatacattataataaaataaaaaaaaataaaaaaaaataaaaatgacaataaaaaaaaaaaaatctgttatttactttattgttatttttttattttattttatttttttttttaaaaataaaaattaataaaaaaaagatttaatatgattatacaattatttaaataaaattagaattaagaaaataaatagatttgatttggtattgatttgatttgatttgatttgttttttttttttttttttttttcttaaataaaaaattatattggcactattatttttattattatttttattatttttttttttaaaaaaaaaaataattttaaaaataaacaaaataattaaaaaataaaatttgtgtGTACCATTATTATGGTCAATCTACCTAAAAATACACATaccaatattttcatttaaaacgTACAAACTTGGATTaagaaaatattgaatcTGTGTTTGTTACATCTAGTAgaacaataaaaaaagtaattatgATATAGTGTGTATTTGAATGACAATTTGGAGAATATTGATGAATatgtattatttgaaaaaagaaaaattatttttaaaaaaaaaaaaaaaaaaaaaaaaaaaaaaaaaaaaaaaacaaacaacaaaaaggTCACTTGTAAAATGAGGGGGTGATTTAAtcattatattaataaaaaaaaaattccataCCGTCGcatgaaaaaaaatgatatatatatatacactCCAAAAACAAATCATCAAATACACACCCACatataacattttttttttttttttttttttaaaaacagtTGAACTGAAACACACAAACCAGTGTTAACACACGCACAcaacaaatttataaatacacTCACACACCAACTGacaaataaatatcaaattttaaaaatagttcttttttttccttaCTTTTGAAtatatgaattttttttttaatttttttttttaattttttttttttttaataaaataacaatttatctgtttattatttacctcttttattcttttttttattttttttttttttttataataataataattacataTAAATACTTTGAAAGTTTATTCGTTCGggttttaaagaataaaaatgtGGTatacaaaaagaaaaaaaaaaaaaaaaaaaaaaccaaactaCCAAGAGTATCTTGTCGCCTAacgcaaaaaaaaattcttattattttcactcgcacaaaaaaaaaaaattaaaaaaattctgGGATATTCAAGTTTTTATGCTTGAGTTTTGGGGAATTTTCAATGTGATTATTAtgctaattaaaaaattacttaGAATCACTGCCATACCCAAGAGACTTTAATCAAGCTATTTGGGAACGGTTTAGATATTGTGTgttgtaaatattattttaatttatttttaattatttttttcttttcttttctttttttttttttttttttttttttttttttcttaaaagtGAGATGTGGTTGAAcaacaatataaaattacattgattttaaatgaaagatacaataaaaatatgaaaaatcatttcatactaaaaaaagaatttcctaccttttttttttttcctttaaaAAACTGTTACCCGTTGTgcaatgtttttttaattttttttttttttttttttttttttgttttattttctattttattatatttatttattatattattattaaaatgattatttgaaaattttatttaaaatgttttttcaataatttttttttatttttgattatattttttttaattatttttggtaatattttttttattttttttttttatttctctttttcttgaGATTAATTGTGtatagataaaataaaaaaaaaaaaatataaaaaaaaaaaaattttaaaaaataaaataaaaaaatatttataaattttctttttttctttttttttttttcttttttttacgAATTTTATAAAAGGTGTTAAAAATCTTTGGACTTTAGTAAAAgctttcaaaataaaaatcttgattggaaaaaaaaataaaaaataaaataaaataaattccaaaaaaaaaaaaaaaaaaaaaaaaacctaaattCGTTCAAAGGGTgtttaggaaaaaaaaaaaaaaaaaaaaaatgaaaaaaaaaaaaaaaaaatgaaaaattcaaaaatatgtccaatttttgattattatatatttatttaatttataattgaatCATAAACTTGTTGAACCAATGTTGAGAAAGGTTTTctaacattttcaattttaatatttgaaggGTCTGGATATACTCtatttgttaataaaataacaatgaGTTCACGTTCAGGATCACCACATAACATAGTGCCGGTATAACCTAAATGCATCCATGTCTTTGCTGATAATGTTCCACAAGCCAATCCCCAGCCTtcatctaatttttttttttttttttttttttttttttttgaataaatgagttaataaaatattttttttttttaattaccatttattttttttttttttttttttttttttttttttttttttttgtataaaaaaacacaaaagatattttttaggGGTGGcatgaaatatttaaaaataaagcgaaaaaaaaaagtaaggGTTTgtctttattttaaaagaaattgaaaaaatcaaaaaaacaatttaattgattggaGTGACGAGAAACCCTGACAActaaggaaaaaaaaaaccgatTTTTCCTGATTTCCAAAGCGACCATATCAAAATTgagaaaaattttttaaaaaaaaaaaaaaaattttataaaaaataaataaaatttttttgattggaaTGTGCAAcgattctaaaaaaaaaaaaaatataaacaaattaaaatatttataaatattttaagtcttaaaatgttttttttttgattttttttgatttttttttttttgaatttttttttttggatggTTGGGGgtggattaaaaaaaatgagttTAAccttttgtaaaattaagaaaGAAATACTTACTCTCttaacaaaacaaaaaaaaacaaaaaaataaaaaaaaataaaaaaataaaaaaacaataataaaaaaaataataataataaaaaaaaaaaaaatatataacaaataaataaatataacaaataaataaatataaaaaaaaaaaaaaaaataaataaataaataaaaaaaaaaaaaaaaaaaaaaaaaaaaaaaaaaaaaatttatttattatatatatatatatatataatataaataaatttttttttttttttttaatatacatACCAAAAACAGATGGATCATTTGTATTCCAACCTAATGCTCTTGAACTTTGAGTATGATTATATTCAGTTGTAAAATATTGTACAGTTGTACTATTAAGATATTGAGAATTTGCTTCAGCAAACATTAAAGAGTACATGAAAATCCACATTTCTTCAACATTTGAGAATACACCAGCATGACCACTGATACCACCTAATGCATAAGCATTACCATCAGAAACAACACCTTGAATTGTGGTATGCATATAAACTGTATCATTTTCAGTTGGTGCACATTGTGGAGCTAAATATTGTGGTGGTAAATAATTTGTGacatttaaattcaatgcATTGAAAACATAGTGTCTTACGTATGCTTCGTAGTAGCATTGAGCATTTTCAGGTGCACCATTATCACAACCTGGTGTTAACTGATCCGCAGTGATGTAATTAAACTGTTTAGCTAAATTACCAACTACATACATTAATGTCatgaaatttaaatcacTATATACATAAGTTGAACCAATTGGGTTCattaatgattgatttaaaattgattgataaatttgactTTGACATGTGAATTCCATTGGTGGATAATATTCCTCGGTTGCTGGACAATTAAATTCTGCTGTATTCCAAAATGGATTTGGGTCTGGATAAAATCCTGAATTATGTAATAAACAATTTCTAACTGAAATTCCACTCTTTCCATTAACTCCAAATTCTAATCCTAAAAAATCTGTAATTGGTGAATCTAAATTAAGTTCACCTCTTTGATAAAATTGTGCTACTGATGTTGTACATGCTGTAACTTTTGAGCAACTTGCCATATCAAATAAtgtctattttttttttttttttaaaataatttttttttttatttttttaatttttatttgtgaatagaaaataaataaataaataaataaaacttacaCTTAATTCCATTGGTGGtactttaaaatcattaattggaGTACCAATACCATAAGTGAAACTACCTTTTGCAGAGGCATATAAGACACCTTTTTGATTACCAACTAAAGCAACACAACCTGGAAAAgtaccattttcaattgctTCTTCTAAAAATGTATCAACTTCTGACCAAGTTTCATCTGATGGATATCTAActtgttgattatttaatcttGGTACatcaattttagatttaattggtgattttaaaCTAACAACACAACcaataattacaataaaaaatattaaaagtatatttaaatatttcattttttttatttttattactctatcaataataattttgattttttttttttttttttttttttttttaaaaaaaaatgattcaatttccCAACgccaaaaaatttttttaaaaaaaaaaaaaataaaataaaataaaataaaaaattcgaAAAATAactatcaaataaaaaatcttcttttttttttttttaaaaaaaaattcccaGGGACTTTTTAACccccaattttaaaataaattttatcacaaaataaaataaaataaaataaaaaaaaaaaaaaaaaaaaaaaaaaaaccctaagatattttaataatatattatatttttgtacaattttatttttttttttttatttttttttattttttttttatgctAATGTATCCAATTTTTCTTGAATACtttctaatttattataaaattctaataattgttccttattaaattctaaaatcattttatcattattaatattattattattattattattattattattattattattattattattattaaaatttaattccatTATTGCACTTgcatttcttttaattgtcTTTGAAGATGacatttgataatgaagTCTCCaaccaatttcatttaattgtaaTGGTGCAATTGATTGAGTTcttaaaaagtttaaaacaTGTTCAGAGTTATCCTCCCATACTGATTGAAAACATGATGTTTTATCATCGTTTAACATTgtctttttcaattgattaactaaattatttggtgataatgaaTAGTATGCTGTTTGTTCAAAAATGAATGAACAACATTCTAATATACCTTTAAATTCTAATGatgttattttaaataaattttgtaaaatgtTTTCTTCTGATTCTGTGAATATTCTttcattctaaaaaaaaaaaaaaaaaaaaaaaaaaaaaattaaatttaattataatattgatatgttaatttattatttactatttattatttat comes from Dictyostelium discoideum AX4 chromosome 2 chromosome, whole genome shotgun sequence and encodes:
- a CDS encoding hypothetical protein (Hypothetical protein yfeW precursor), which gives rise to MKYLNILLIFFIVIIGCVVSLKSPIKSKIDVPRLNNQQVRYPSDETWSEVDTFLEEAIENGTFPGCVALVGNQKGVLYASAKGSFTYGIGTPINDFKVPPMELSTLFDMASCSKVTACTTSVAQFYQRGELNLDSPITDFLGLEFGVNGKSGISVRNCLLHNSGFYPDPNPFWNTAEFNCPATEEYYPPMEFTCQSQIYQSILNQSLMNPIGSTYVYSDLNFMTLMYVVGNLAKQFNYITADQLTPGCDNGAPENAQCYYEAYVRHYVFNALNLNVTNYLPPQYLAPQCAPTENDTVYMHTTIQGVVSDGNAYALGGISGHAGVFSNVEEMWIFMYSLMFAEANSQYLNSTTVQYFTTEYNHTQSSRALGWNTNDPSVFDEGWGLACGTLSAKTWMHLGYTGTMLCGDPERELIVILLTNRVYPDPSNIKIENVRKPFSTLVQQVYDSIIN
- the commd10 gene encoding COMM domain-containing protein 10, whose protein sequence is MTDNNIFGNTKRFNDSIELINKLETPRFQKILTRVVNKIGHRNERIFTESEENILQNLFKITSLEFKGILECCSFIFEQTAYYSLSPNNLVNQLKKTMLNDDKTSCFQSVWEDNSEHVLNFLRTQSIAPLQLNEIGWRLHYQMSSSKTIKRNASAIMELNFNNNNNNNNNNNNNNNNNINNDKMILEFNKEQLLEFYNKLESIQEKLDTLA
- the hbx2 gene encoding homeodomain containing protein (Similar to HOX) produces the protein MNIGSLLHSSMLGKQFQSNQSQQEVVSNNIAECNENNNNNNNNNNNNNNSNNNNNNNNNNNNNNNNNNNNNNDNNNNSNNNKININESSQSITETVRSPYSSPSSSISSPSRSPSPNSPASSSPIHSPIPNTNFKQSGEYQSIPSPQNIHGLNKKVKVDMLESPNSSNSSPSFSSNMSPSSSNSPRHRSNSTSNNKSLLQYQFNQSNQSPSFSPLRNNKNNNNINNNNNNNNNNNNNNNNNNNQSPSMNGSPSSNLSKSNSGIPPLQLQAPSNTSSPQLLSPNHNQQRISPNRYLNGGNNNHNNNNNNNNNNNNNNNNNNNNNNNNHNNHNNNNNNNNNNNNNNNNNNNNNNNNNNNNNNNNNNNNNNNNNNINNNNINNNNHNYNHNQNHNHNHNYNNNNQNNQNNNNDDNFSPSHSPNLSPSNYNSSPTHYGNNNNDTPKRSHASYKNNNNNNNNNNNSNSSFDEYQPQQKVSRSNSPNNDKEKKRRTRLKKEQADILKTFFDNDDYPTKDDKETLANRLGMSYCAVTTWFSNKRQEKKRRGDVAPVQTGGRRVPIDDEDDYENRNGDNSPSRNQGGAIELLKNSSSGLTPILESLNVKQQNNINFFKNNNMDNNNKNVPHLSLSNNNNNNNNNNNNNNNNNNNNNNNNRNRNNNNIYNNNNNNNNNNSNNRGKNFSDSGSSDSDSELNRHNNNNNNNSNNYNNGNSNSNNNRNNNNNYNYNNYINNNNYNNNNNRQHCDDEEEDEQYFNNNNNNNNNNNNNRISDSSDDQYFSDDTNNNNDNYNNGNNNYNNNNNNNNFNNNYMNNYNNNYNNNNYNNNNSYNNSNGNNNFNNNNNNNNQNNNNNNNNNQYNNNNKNYLNNIPSSKKHQLQGNYERRNSLPNSQIQNNFNGDNNNNNNNKNNNNNNQNNNGNGNNNNNNNNDNNIYKRRHSMDDDCQQN